From the Saccharomonospora marina XMU15 genome, the window AGATCAGGCAGTCTCGCGAGTCCGTCGAACTCGGCGAGCTGTTCACCAACCTGAACGCGACCCTGCGTGCGCTGCGCCCGGAGCAGTTGTCGTTGACGCTGAACGCCGTCGCCGACGCACTGCGAGGGCGCGGAGCGACACTCGGCGAAACGATCGATCTGCTCGAACGCTTGCTCACCCGATTCGGTCCGCACCTGCAAGACTCCATGGCACTGCTGCGAAAGGCGTCGGCGACGGCCGATGTCTACGCCGGCAGTGCCGACGAGTTGGTGCGGATACTCGACAACTCGCGGCGGGTCACGGCTGAGCTGCTCGTGCCGAAGGAACGGACTTTCGCCCAGTTCCTGCGGCAGAGCATCGAGACCTCCGACGCCACCAGCGAGGTCGTCGAAGACAACGCCGATGTGCTCGTCCGGCTGGCGGCCGGGCAGCGATCCGTCATGGAGTTACTCGCCTACTACTCCGGGCAGATCCCGTGCACCATCGACGGGTTGGTGCAGTCCCAGAAGGCGGCCAACCTCGTCATCGGGGGACAGGGACCGTACTTCCGGCTCACCCTGGACGCGTTCGTCAGCAGGCCGCCGTACAGCTACCCGCAGGACCTGCCCAGCAACCCCAACAGCGACGCACACGTCAGCAACCTCCCGCCGGGAATCCAGTCCTGGGAGCCTTACTGCCCGATCGTTCCCGAGCGCGTCCGGGAGCTTCCCGGCAAGGCATCCGCAACCACGGGACCGCTGCCGCGGCCGCCCGCCACCGGATCGGCCCAGGACATCGCGCCCAACCGCGACGACCGTGGCACCGCCACGCACACCGGCTCACTCGGCGGGCTGCTGCTGGGACCGCTGCGCCAGGAAGCGAGGTGACGCTCCGATGAGACGCTTTCCCACTTCGGTGATCAAGGTCGGCGTGTTCGCGGCGGCGGCGGCGCTGGTCGCGGCCGTGCTCGCGTCACTGGTCGGGAACCTGTCGTTCACCCCCACTCACGAGTACGCGGCCGTGTTCACCGACGCGCTCGGCGTCGCCGAGGGCGACGACGTGCGCATCGGCGGTGTCGTGGTGGGGCACGTGGAGTCGGTCGAGCTGGGCGAAGGCAGCTCCGCCGAGGTCACCTTCGACGTCGACAAGTCCGTTCCGGTGTACCGCGAGGCCACCGTGGAGATCCGGTGGGCGGACGTGGTGGGCAACCGCTACCTCGCGATCGTGGAAAGCGCAGGCGGGTCGCCACTGGCGGCGGGCTCCACGATCCCGCAGGAGCGAACCAAGCCCGCGCTCAACCTGACCGTGCTGTTCAACGGGTTCCAGCCGCTGTTTCGGTCGCTGTCGCCGCGCGATGTCAACCAGCTCAGCGCCGAGATCATCCAGATCCTGCAGGGTGAGAGCGGCAACGTCACCACGTTGCTGCGCAACACGGCACAGCTGGCCAGCTCCGTCGCCGACAAGGACGCGGTGATAGGGCGTGTTGTGGACAACCTCACCACGGTGCTGGTGGCGGTGGACGAGCGCGAAAACCGCATGACCCAACTGATCGTGCGGTTTCGTGACCTGATGAAAGGCATCGCGCAGGAGCGGGAACCGATCGGGCGGTCGCTGGAGTCGATGACGGCCTTGCTCGACGCGGGAAGTGGTTTGCTGGGCGAACTGCGGGAGCCGTTGCGCGCCGACGTCGGCCACCTGGGGGCGCTGGCGGGCAAGCTGGCCGCCGACAGGAACGATCTCGACGAGCTGCTGCGTGGCCTTCCCGGCAAGCTGTCCAACATGAACCGGACCTCTTCCTACGGTTCGTTCTTCAACTTCTACCAGTGTGCGGCCGACATCCGCATCGGGCTGCTCGGCGAGGTCATGACACTGCGTGCGCCGCTTTCCAACAGCGCGAGCGAGAAGGACACCGTGTGTGCCGGGAGTGGTTCGCGATGATACCCAGAGCAACGGACTACTCCCTGCGGCGGTCACTGTCCGAACGCGACCCCAGAGTGCTTGCCGTCGCCGGTGCCGCTGCCGTCGCGCTGCTGCTGCTCGGCGTGCTGAACCTCGACAAGCTGCCACTGGTGGGCGACGGCAGGAGTTACCGCGCGGCCTTCACCGACGCATCCGGGCTGCAGGAAGGCGAGATCGTCACGATTGCCGGGATCAAGGTCGGCACGGTGGAGCGCATCGAACTGGTCGGAGCGCGGGTCGTGGTGAGCTTCGAGGTCGAGGACGTCTCGCTGCCCGAGGGCACCAGGGCCTCGATCGAGATCAAGTCGCTGCTCGGCCAGCACCACCTCGCGCTGCTGCCGGAGGGTCGGGGCGAGTTGGCGGAGGGCAGCGAGATACCGCTGGAGCGCACCACCACGCCGCTGAACATCGTGCCCGCGCTGCAACGGGCACACCGCACGGTGGAGGAACTCGACACCGAACAACTCGCGAAGGCGATGCGGACCATATCGGCCACATTGGAGGACACGGCCCCGCACGTCAGGGCCACCCTCGACGGGTTGTCCTCGCTGTCGGGCACCGTCGCGTCCAGGGACGCCGAGCTCAAGGAACTGCTGTCCAGGACGCGAAGCGTCACCGGCACGATCGCGGGTCACAACGCCGACATCTCCGAGCTGATCAGGAGCGCGGACCAGGTCGTGGCCACCCTGCACGACCGCCGTGAAACCATCCGCGGCCTCATTCAGGGCACCACCGCGCTCGCCGAGCAGGTGCGTGGACTGGTGCGGGACAACATGGATCAGCTCGGCCCGACCCTGCGCAAGCTGAACGAGGTGCTCGACGTGCTCGCCGACAACGAGCGCAACCTCTCCGAGGCGCTCAACCAGGCCAGCACCTACGCCAGAACCTTCAACAACCAGGCCGGTTCCGGGCCGTGGTTCGACGGGCTGGCGATGCTGCCTCGCGGAGGCGCGGCATGCAGCTACGAGCACACGCCGTTGTCCGAACTGCTCGACCCGGTGCTCACCGAACTGAACAAGCGCATCAACGGTGTGGCCAAGCCGTGCCTGCCGCTGGGACCCGCGCCGGACACCTCCGGCGGATACGGGGGTGGACGTTGAGCGCGCTGACACGCGCGGTCGCGGCCGTGGTGGTCGCACTGCTGCTGGCGGCCGGGATCATGACTGTCGCCAGCACCGACGACAGCAAACACCTCACCGCCTACTTCGAACGGACCGTCAGCCTGCACCCCGGAGCGCAGGTCAAGGTGCTCGGGGTCGGCATCGGGAAGGTGGACTCGATCACCGTGGAAGGAACCAGGGTGCGGGTCGAGCTCAGCTACGAGCGCGACCGCGACCTTCCTTCCGGCGTCGAGGCCGCGCTGGTGCCGCCCTCGTTGCTCGGTGACCGCTTCATCCAGCTCACACCGCCCTACACCGGCGGAGCCGTACTGCCCGACGGCGCCACGCTGCACACCGACCGCACCGCCGAACCCGTCGAGATCGACGAAAC encodes:
- a CDS encoding MCE family protein, whose amino-acid sequence is MRRFPTSVIKVGVFAAAAALVAAVLASLVGNLSFTPTHEYAAVFTDALGVAEGDDVRIGGVVVGHVESVELGEGSSAEVTFDVDKSVPVYREATVEIRWADVVGNRYLAIVESAGGSPLAAGSTIPQERTKPALNLTVLFNGFQPLFRSLSPRDVNQLSAEIIQILQGESGNVTTLLRNTAQLASSVADKDAVIGRVVDNLTTVLVAVDERENRMTQLIVRFRDLMKGIAQEREPIGRSLESMTALLDAGSGLLGELREPLRADVGHLGALAGKLAADRNDLDELLRGLPGKLSNMNRTSSYGSFFNFYQCAADIRIGLLGEVMTLRAPLSNSASEKDTVCAGSGSR
- a CDS encoding MCE family protein, yielding MIPRATDYSLRRSLSERDPRVLAVAGAAAVALLLLGVLNLDKLPLVGDGRSYRAAFTDASGLQEGEIVTIAGIKVGTVERIELVGARVVVSFEVEDVSLPEGTRASIEIKSLLGQHHLALLPEGRGELAEGSEIPLERTTTPLNIVPALQRAHRTVEELDTEQLAKAMRTISATLEDTAPHVRATLDGLSSLSGTVASRDAELKELLSRTRSVTGTIAGHNADISELIRSADQVVATLHDRRETIRGLIQGTTALAEQVRGLVRDNMDQLGPTLRKLNEVLDVLADNERNLSEALNQASTYARTFNNQAGSGPWFDGLAMLPRGGAACSYEHTPLSELLDPVLTELNKRINGVAKPCLPLGPAPDTSGGYGGGR
- a CDS encoding MCE family protein; protein product: MSEFGSARRHLEPIVGVVFVALLLLAAWGAWSGFNRELPWQRSVEVTLTTPSAGLGLISQSDVKIQGVLVGTVREVVSDGRQAVVRLSLDPEHVGLIPANVDAAIVPKTLFGEKYVDLRPPPKPTARRIASGDEIRQSRESVELGELFTNLNATLRALRPEQLSLTLNAVADALRGRGATLGETIDLLERLLTRFGPHLQDSMALLRKASATADVYAGSADELVRILDNSRRVTAELLVPKERTFAQFLRQSIETSDATSEVVEDNADVLVRLAAGQRSVMELLAYYSGQIPCTIDGLVQSQKAANLVIGGQGPYFRLTLDAFVSRPPYSYPQDLPSNPNSDAHVSNLPPGIQSWEPYCPIVPERVRELPGKASATTGPLPRPPATGSAQDIAPNRDDRGTATHTGSLGGLLLGPLRQEAR